In a genomic window of Curtobacterium flaccumfaciens pv. betae:
- a CDS encoding aminoacyl-tRNA deacylase has translation MTTDASTRFDADAQARGLPVEVVERPAANSLHEAAGLLGIEPGDIVKTLVVKRHDGGFLLALVPGGRSIAWKKLRTVVGVNKLSMPDATTALEASGYERGTITPIGATGDLPVYADERIVGRRVALGAGRHGASAFVDADALVAAYGATVADITDEEPQRD, from the coding sequence ATGACGACCGACGCCAGCACCCGGTTCGACGCCGACGCCCAGGCCCGTGGCCTGCCGGTCGAAGTGGTCGAGCGCCCGGCCGCGAACTCCCTGCACGAGGCCGCCGGACTGCTCGGCATCGAGCCCGGCGACATCGTCAAGACCCTGGTGGTGAAGCGCCACGACGGCGGGTTCCTGCTCGCCCTGGTGCCCGGCGGCCGCAGCATCGCCTGGAAGAAGCTCCGCACGGTCGTCGGCGTCAACAAGCTCTCGATGCCCGACGCCACCACGGCGCTCGAAGCGTCCGGCTACGAGCGCGGCACCATCACGCCGATCGGTGCCACGGGCGACCTGCCGGTGTACGCCGACGAACGCATCGTCGGCCGCCGGGTCGCCCTGGGCGCCGGCCGGCACGGTGCGAGCGCCTTCGTCGACGCCGACGCGCTCGTCGCCGCCTACGGCGCGACCGTCGCCGACATCACCGACGAGGAACCGCAGCGCGACTGA
- a CDS encoding DsbA family protein, translated as MNDSVKVDVWSDIACPWCYIGKRKFEAGVAAFGASSEGRPVEVEYHSFDLSPDTPVDFEGTEAEFLSGHKGMPVDQAQQMLDQVTAIAAGVGLDYDFEAMHHTNTVKAHQVIHLAKQHGKQLEMVERLFTAYFERGEHVGQESSLADLAAEIGLDRDEVLSTLRDDAQLAAVRADQAQAQAYGINGVPFFVIDGKYGVSGAQDPTAFEQVLRQVVALRETTPEEVASAAERAADDASADVAVTR; from the coding sequence ATGAACGACTCCGTGAAGGTCGATGTCTGGTCGGACATCGCCTGCCCCTGGTGCTACATCGGCAAGCGCAAGTTCGAGGCCGGCGTCGCCGCCTTCGGCGCCTCGAGCGAGGGCCGCCCCGTCGAGGTCGAGTACCACTCCTTCGATCTCAGCCCGGACACCCCCGTCGACTTCGAGGGCACCGAAGCCGAGTTCCTCTCGGGCCACAAGGGCATGCCCGTCGACCAGGCGCAGCAGATGCTCGACCAGGTCACCGCCATCGCCGCTGGCGTCGGTCTCGACTACGACTTCGAGGCCATGCACCACACCAACACCGTGAAGGCCCACCAGGTCATCCACCTCGCCAAGCAGCACGGCAAGCAGCTCGAGATGGTCGAGCGTCTGTTCACCGCCTACTTCGAGCGCGGCGAACACGTCGGACAGGAGTCCTCCCTCGCCGATCTGGCTGCGGAGATCGGCCTCGACCGCGACGAGGTCCTCAGCACCCTGCGCGACGACGCCCAGCTCGCCGCGGTCCGCGCCGACCAGGCCCAGGCGCAGGCGTACGGGATCAACGGCGTGCCCTTCTTCGTGATCGACGGCAAGTACGGCGTCTCCGGCGCCCAGGACCCGACGGCGTTCGAGCAGGTGCTCCGCCAGGTGGTCGCGCTCCGCGAGACCACGCCGGAGGAGGTCGCCTCGGCGGCCGAGCGCGCGGCGGACGACGCGAGCGCGGACGTGGCGGTGACCCGATGA